The Corvus moneduloides isolate bCorMon1 unplaced genomic scaffold, bCorMon1.pri scaffold_124_arrow_ctg1, whole genome shotgun sequence genome window below encodes:
- the RABAC1 gene encoding prenylated Rab acceptor protein 1, with the protein MAEAKPPPQELPLDPGSDPRAALGRLSPPGWARAWLEARRAGLRPWGSFLDQRRFGVPRDLGELLRRLGHNAERFQSNYLLLFLGLVLYCLVTSPLLLVAVGVFVGAAIAVRLRAREAPLVLLGRELTPAHQLGVAGGVSLPLFWLAGAGAAVFWVLGAALVFLGSHAAFRQLEPPETPELQMEPV; encoded by the exons ATGGCGGAGGCCAAGCCCCCCCCCCAGGAGCTCCCGTTGGACCCCGGGAGCGACCCCCGGGCGGCGCTGGGCAG GCTGTCGCCCCCCGGGTGGGCGCGGGCGTGGCTGGAGGCGCGGCGAGCGGGGCTCCGGCCCTGGGGGTCCTTCCTGGACCAGCGGCGTTTTGGGGTcccccgggatttgggggagcTCCTGCGGCGCCTGGGGCACAACGCCGAGAGATTCCAGAGCAACtacctgctgctgttcctggggcTCGTCCTCTACTGCCT gGTCACGTCCCCGCTGCTCTTGGTGGCCGTCGGGGTCTTCGTGGGCGCTGCCATCGCCGTCCGGCTGCGGGCCCGGGAGGCGCCACTGGTGCTACTGG GCCGGGAGCTGACCCCCGCCCACCAGCTGGGCGTGGCCGGGGGGGTCTCCCTGCCCCTGTTCTGGCtggcgggggcgggggccgCCGTCTTCTGGGTGCTGG gagcCGCCCTGGTGTTTTTGGGGTCGCACGCGGCTTTTCGGCAGCTGGAGCCCCCCGAGACCCCCGAGCTGCAGATGGAGCCTGTGTGA
- the ATP1A3 gene encoding sodium/potassium-transporting ATPase subunit alpha-3 isoform X3: protein MVPAISLAYEAAESDIMKRQPRNPRSDKLVNERLISMAYGQIGMIQALGGFFAYFVILAENGFLPSCLVGIRLRWDDRTINDLEDSYGQQWTYEQRKVVEFTCHTAFFVSIVVVQWADLIICKTRRNSVFQQGMKNKILIFGLFEETALAAFLSYCPGMDVALRMYPLKPSWWFCAFPYSFLIFVYDEIRKLILRRNPGGWVEKETYY, encoded by the exons ATG GTGCCCGCTATCTCCTTGGCCTACGAGGCGGCCGAGAGCGACATCATGAAGCGGCAGCCGCGCAACCCCCGCTCCGACAAGTTGGTCAACGAGCGCCTCATCAGCATGGCCTACGGCCAGATCG GGATGATCCAGGCGCTGGGCGGGTTCTTTGCCTACTTCGTGATCCTGGCGGAGAACGggttcctgccctcctgcctggTCGGGATCCGGCTGCGCTGGGACGACCGCACCATCAACGACCTGGAGGACTCCTACGGGCAGCAGTGG ACGTACGAGCAGCGCAAGGTGGTGGAGTTCACGTGCCACACCGCCTTCTTCGTCAGCATCGTGGTGGTGCAGTGGGCGGACCTGATCATCTGCAAGACCCGCCGCAACTCCGTCTTCCAGCAGGGCATGAA GAATAAAATCCTGATTTTCGGGCTGTTCGAGGAGACGGCGCTGGCCGCGTTCCTGTCCTACTGCCCCGGCATGGACGTGGCGCTGCGCATGTACCCCCTCAA GCCCAGCTGGTGGTTCTGCGCCTTCCCCTACAGCTTCCTCATCTTCGTCTACGACGAGATCCGCAAGCTCATCCTCCGCCGCAACCCCGGAG gttgGGTGGAGAAGGAAACCTACTACtga
- the ATP1A3 gene encoding sodium/potassium-transporting ATPase subunit alpha-3 isoform X2, translating to MGDKGGDKESPKKGKSKTRDLDDLKKEVAMTEHKMSIEEVCRKYNTDCVQGLTHSKAQEILARDGPNALTPPPTTPEWVKFCRQLFGGFSILLWIGAILCFLAYGIQAGTEDEPSNDNLYLGIVLAAVVIITGCFSYYQEAKSSKIMESFKNMVPQQALVIREGEKMQVNAEEVVVGDLVEVKGGDRVPADLRIISAHGCKVDNSSLTGESEPQTRSPDCTHDNPLETRNITFFSTNCVEGTARGVVIATGDRTVMGRIATLASGLEVGKTPIAVEIEHFIQLITGVAVFLGISFFILSLILGYTWLEAVIFLIGIIVANVPEGLLATVTVCLTLTAKRMARKNCLVKNLEAVETLGSTSTICSDKTGTLTQNRMTVAHMWFDNQIHEADTTEDQSGTAFDKSSPTWVALSHIAGLCNRAVFKGGQENVPILKRDVAGDASESALLKCIELSSGSVKVMRERNKKVAEIPFNSTNKYQLSIHETEDPNDNRYLLVMKGAPERILDRCSTILLQGKEQPLDEEMKEAFQNAYLELGGLGERVLGFCHFYLPEEQYPKGFAFDCDDVNFATDNLCFVGLMSMIDPPRAAVPDAVGKCRSAGIKVIMVTGDHPITAKAIAKGVGIISEGNETVEDIAARLNIPVSQVNPRDAKACVIHGTDLKDMSSEQIDEILQNHTEIVFARTSPQQKLIIVEGCQRQGAIVAVTGDGVNDSPALKKADIGVAMGIAGSDVSKQAADMILLDDNFASIVTGVEEGRLIFDNLKKSIAYTLTSNIPEITPFLLFIMANIPLPLGTITILCIDLGTDMVPAISLAYEAAESDIMKRQPRNPRSDKLVNERLISMAYGQIGMIQALGGFFAYFVILAENGFLPSCLVGIRLRWDDRTINDLEDSYGQQWTYEQRKVVEFTCHTAFFVSIVVVQWADLIICKTRRNSVFQQGMKNKILIFGLFEETALAAFLSYCPGMDVALRMYPLKPSWWFCAFPYSFLIFVYDEIRKLILRRNPGGWVEKETYY from the exons GACAAGGGGGGCGACAAGGAGTCCCCCAAAAAGGGCAAGAGCAAGACCCGGGACCTCGATGACCTCAAGAAGGAGGTGGCCATG ACAGAGCACAAGATGTCGATCGAGGAGGTCTGCAGGAAGTACAACACCGACTGCGTCCAG GGTCTGACCCACAGCAAGGCGCAGGAGATCCTGGCTCGGGACGGCCCCAATGCCCTCACGCCCCCTCCCACGACCCCCGAGTGGGTGAAGTTCTGCCGGCAgctttttgggggattttccaTCCTGCTCTGGATCGGGGCCATCCTTTGCTTCCTGGCCTACGGGATCCAGGCGGGAACTGAGGACGAACCTTCCAACGACAAC CTGTACCTGGGCATCGTCTTGGCCGCCGTCGTCATCATCACCGGCTGCTTCTCCTACTACCAGGAGGCCAAGAGCtccaaaatcatggaatccttCAAGAATATGGTGCcccag CAAGCCCTGGTGATCCGGGAGGGGGAGAAGATGCAGGTGAACGCCGAGGAGGTCGTGGTTGGGGACCTGGTGGAGGTCAAGGGCGGCGACCGAGTGCCAGCCGACCTCAGGATCATCTCGGCCCATGGCTGCAAG GTGGACAACTCGTCGCTGACCGGGGAGTCGGAGCCGCAGACGCGCTCCCCCGACTGCACCCACGACAACCCCCTGGAGACGCGGAACATCACCTTCTTCTCCACCAACTGCGTCGAGG gcacGGCACGGGGCGTGGTGATTGCCACGGGTGACCGGACGGTGATGGGCCGGATCGCCACGCTGGCTTCGGGGCTGGAGGTGGGCAAGACGCCGATCGCCGTGGAGATCGAGCACTTCATCCAGCTGATCACCGGCGTCGCCGTCTTCCTGGGAATCTCCTTCTTCATCCTCTCCCTCATCCTCGGCTACACCTGGCTCGAGGCCGTCATCTTCCTCATCGGCATCATCGTGGCCAACGTGCCCGAGGGGCTGCTGGCCACCGTCAcg GTGTGCCTGACCCTGACCGCCAAGCGGATGGCGCGGAAGAACTGCCTGGTGAAGAACCTGGAGGCCGTGGAGACGCTGGGCTCAACGTCCACCATCTGCTCGGACAAGACGGGGACGCTGACCCAGAACCGCATGACCGTGGCCCACATGTGGTTCGACAACCAGATCCACGAGGCCGACACCACCGAGGACCAGTCCG GCACCGCCTTTGACAAGAGCTCACCCACCTGGGTGGCCCTGAGCCACATCGCAGGGCTCTGCAACCGCGCCGTGTTCAAGGGGGGGCAGGAAAATGTCCCCATCCTCAAG cgGGACGTGGCTGGGGACGCGTCGGAGTCGGCGCTGCTGAAATGCATCGAGCTCTCCTCAGGATCCGTCAAGGTCATGCGGGAACGGAACAAGAAAGTGGCCGAGATCCCCTTCAACTCCACCAACAAGTACCAG CTCTCCATCCACGAGACCGAGGACCCCAATGACAACCGGTACCTGCTGGTGATGAAGGGAGCGCCCGAGCGCATCCTGGACCGCTGCTCCAccatcctgctgcagggcaaggAGCAGCCGCTGGACGAGGAGATGAAGGAAGCCTTCCAGAACGCCTACCTGGAGCTGGGCGGGCTCGGGGAGAGGGTGCTGG GTTTCTGCCACTTCTACCTGCCCGAGGAGCAGTACCCCAAAGGCTTTGCCTTCGACTGCGACGACGTCAACTTCGCCACCGACAACCTCTGCTTCGTGGGGCTCATGTCCATGATTGACCCCCCCCGTGCTGCCGTCCCCGACGCCGTCGGGAAATGTCGCAGTGCCGGCATCAAG GTGATCATGGTGACCGGGGACCACCCAATCACGGCCAAGGCCATCGCCAAAGGGGTCGGGATCATCTCCGAGGGCAACGAGACCGTGGAGGACATTGCAGCCCGGCTCAACATCCCTGTCAGCCAGGTCAACCCCAG ggaTGCCAAGGCCTGTGTGATCCACGGGACCGACCTGAAGGACATGAGCTCGGAGCAGATTGATGAAATCCTACAGAACCACACCGAGATCGTCTTCGCCCGCACCTCCCCCCAGCAGAAGCTCATCATCGTCGAGGGCTGCCAGAGACAG GGCGCCATCGTGGCCGTGACCGGCGACGGCGTCAACGACTCGCCGGCCCTGAAGAAAGCGGACATCGGGGTGGCCATGGGCATCGCCGGCTCGGACGTGTCCAAGCAGGCGGCCGACATGATCCTGCTGGACGACAACTTCGCCTCCATCGTCACCGGCGTCGAGGAAG GGCGGCTGATCTTTGACAACCTGAAGAAGTCGATCGCCTACACCCTGACCAGCAACATCCCCGAGATCACCCCGTTCCTGCTCTTCATCATGGCCAACATCCCGCTGCCCCTGGGCACCATCACCATCCTCTGCATCGACCTGGGCACCGACATG GTGCCCGCTATCTCCTTGGCCTACGAGGCGGCCGAGAGCGACATCATGAAGCGGCAGCCGCGCAACCCCCGCTCCGACAAGTTGGTCAACGAGCGCCTCATCAGCATGGCCTACGGCCAGATCG GGATGATCCAGGCGCTGGGCGGGTTCTTTGCCTACTTCGTGATCCTGGCGGAGAACGggttcctgccctcctgcctggTCGGGATCCGGCTGCGCTGGGACGACCGCACCATCAACGACCTGGAGGACTCCTACGGGCAGCAGTGG ACGTACGAGCAGCGCAAGGTGGTGGAGTTCACGTGCCACACCGCCTTCTTCGTCAGCATCGTGGTGGTGCAGTGGGCGGACCTGATCATCTGCAAGACCCGCCGCAACTCCGTCTTCCAGCAGGGCATGAA GAATAAAATCCTGATTTTCGGGCTGTTCGAGGAGACGGCGCTGGCCGCGTTCCTGTCCTACTGCCCCGGCATGGACGTGGCGCTGCGCATGTACCCCCTCAA GCCCAGCTGGTGGTTCTGCGCCTTCCCCTACAGCTTCCTCATCTTCGTCTACGACGAGATCCGCAAGCTCATCCTCCGCCGCAACCCCGGAG gttgGGTGGAGAAGGAAACCTACTACtga
- the ATP1A3 gene encoding sodium/potassium-transporting ATPase subunit alpha-3 isoform X1 yields MGFGGSDSYRVATTQDKGGDKESPKKGKSKTRDLDDLKKEVAMTEHKMSIEEVCRKYNTDCVQGLTHSKAQEILARDGPNALTPPPTTPEWVKFCRQLFGGFSILLWIGAILCFLAYGIQAGTEDEPSNDNLYLGIVLAAVVIITGCFSYYQEAKSSKIMESFKNMVPQQALVIREGEKMQVNAEEVVVGDLVEVKGGDRVPADLRIISAHGCKVDNSSLTGESEPQTRSPDCTHDNPLETRNITFFSTNCVEGTARGVVIATGDRTVMGRIATLASGLEVGKTPIAVEIEHFIQLITGVAVFLGISFFILSLILGYTWLEAVIFLIGIIVANVPEGLLATVTVCLTLTAKRMARKNCLVKNLEAVETLGSTSTICSDKTGTLTQNRMTVAHMWFDNQIHEADTTEDQSGTAFDKSSPTWVALSHIAGLCNRAVFKGGQENVPILKRDVAGDASESALLKCIELSSGSVKVMRERNKKVAEIPFNSTNKYQLSIHETEDPNDNRYLLVMKGAPERILDRCSTILLQGKEQPLDEEMKEAFQNAYLELGGLGERVLGFCHFYLPEEQYPKGFAFDCDDVNFATDNLCFVGLMSMIDPPRAAVPDAVGKCRSAGIKVIMVTGDHPITAKAIAKGVGIISEGNETVEDIAARLNIPVSQVNPRDAKACVIHGTDLKDMSSEQIDEILQNHTEIVFARTSPQQKLIIVEGCQRQGAIVAVTGDGVNDSPALKKADIGVAMGIAGSDVSKQAADMILLDDNFASIVTGVEEGRLIFDNLKKSIAYTLTSNIPEITPFLLFIMANIPLPLGTITILCIDLGTDMVPAISLAYEAAESDIMKRQPRNPRSDKLVNERLISMAYGQIGMIQALGGFFAYFVILAENGFLPSCLVGIRLRWDDRTINDLEDSYGQQWTYEQRKVVEFTCHTAFFVSIVVVQWADLIICKTRRNSVFQQGMKNKILIFGLFEETALAAFLSYCPGMDVALRMYPLKPSWWFCAFPYSFLIFVYDEIRKLILRRNPGGWVEKETYY; encoded by the exons TTCGGCGGCTCCGACAGCTACCGCGTGGCCACCACGCAGGACAAGGGGGGCGACAAGGAGTCCCCCAAAAAGGGCAAGAGCAAGACCCGGGACCTCGATGACCTCAAGAAGGAGGTGGCCATG ACAGAGCACAAGATGTCGATCGAGGAGGTCTGCAGGAAGTACAACACCGACTGCGTCCAG GGTCTGACCCACAGCAAGGCGCAGGAGATCCTGGCTCGGGACGGCCCCAATGCCCTCACGCCCCCTCCCACGACCCCCGAGTGGGTGAAGTTCTGCCGGCAgctttttgggggattttccaTCCTGCTCTGGATCGGGGCCATCCTTTGCTTCCTGGCCTACGGGATCCAGGCGGGAACTGAGGACGAACCTTCCAACGACAAC CTGTACCTGGGCATCGTCTTGGCCGCCGTCGTCATCATCACCGGCTGCTTCTCCTACTACCAGGAGGCCAAGAGCtccaaaatcatggaatccttCAAGAATATGGTGCcccag CAAGCCCTGGTGATCCGGGAGGGGGAGAAGATGCAGGTGAACGCCGAGGAGGTCGTGGTTGGGGACCTGGTGGAGGTCAAGGGCGGCGACCGAGTGCCAGCCGACCTCAGGATCATCTCGGCCCATGGCTGCAAG GTGGACAACTCGTCGCTGACCGGGGAGTCGGAGCCGCAGACGCGCTCCCCCGACTGCACCCACGACAACCCCCTGGAGACGCGGAACATCACCTTCTTCTCCACCAACTGCGTCGAGG gcacGGCACGGGGCGTGGTGATTGCCACGGGTGACCGGACGGTGATGGGCCGGATCGCCACGCTGGCTTCGGGGCTGGAGGTGGGCAAGACGCCGATCGCCGTGGAGATCGAGCACTTCATCCAGCTGATCACCGGCGTCGCCGTCTTCCTGGGAATCTCCTTCTTCATCCTCTCCCTCATCCTCGGCTACACCTGGCTCGAGGCCGTCATCTTCCTCATCGGCATCATCGTGGCCAACGTGCCCGAGGGGCTGCTGGCCACCGTCAcg GTGTGCCTGACCCTGACCGCCAAGCGGATGGCGCGGAAGAACTGCCTGGTGAAGAACCTGGAGGCCGTGGAGACGCTGGGCTCAACGTCCACCATCTGCTCGGACAAGACGGGGACGCTGACCCAGAACCGCATGACCGTGGCCCACATGTGGTTCGACAACCAGATCCACGAGGCCGACACCACCGAGGACCAGTCCG GCACCGCCTTTGACAAGAGCTCACCCACCTGGGTGGCCCTGAGCCACATCGCAGGGCTCTGCAACCGCGCCGTGTTCAAGGGGGGGCAGGAAAATGTCCCCATCCTCAAG cgGGACGTGGCTGGGGACGCGTCGGAGTCGGCGCTGCTGAAATGCATCGAGCTCTCCTCAGGATCCGTCAAGGTCATGCGGGAACGGAACAAGAAAGTGGCCGAGATCCCCTTCAACTCCACCAACAAGTACCAG CTCTCCATCCACGAGACCGAGGACCCCAATGACAACCGGTACCTGCTGGTGATGAAGGGAGCGCCCGAGCGCATCCTGGACCGCTGCTCCAccatcctgctgcagggcaaggAGCAGCCGCTGGACGAGGAGATGAAGGAAGCCTTCCAGAACGCCTACCTGGAGCTGGGCGGGCTCGGGGAGAGGGTGCTGG GTTTCTGCCACTTCTACCTGCCCGAGGAGCAGTACCCCAAAGGCTTTGCCTTCGACTGCGACGACGTCAACTTCGCCACCGACAACCTCTGCTTCGTGGGGCTCATGTCCATGATTGACCCCCCCCGTGCTGCCGTCCCCGACGCCGTCGGGAAATGTCGCAGTGCCGGCATCAAG GTGATCATGGTGACCGGGGACCACCCAATCACGGCCAAGGCCATCGCCAAAGGGGTCGGGATCATCTCCGAGGGCAACGAGACCGTGGAGGACATTGCAGCCCGGCTCAACATCCCTGTCAGCCAGGTCAACCCCAG ggaTGCCAAGGCCTGTGTGATCCACGGGACCGACCTGAAGGACATGAGCTCGGAGCAGATTGATGAAATCCTACAGAACCACACCGAGATCGTCTTCGCCCGCACCTCCCCCCAGCAGAAGCTCATCATCGTCGAGGGCTGCCAGAGACAG GGCGCCATCGTGGCCGTGACCGGCGACGGCGTCAACGACTCGCCGGCCCTGAAGAAAGCGGACATCGGGGTGGCCATGGGCATCGCCGGCTCGGACGTGTCCAAGCAGGCGGCCGACATGATCCTGCTGGACGACAACTTCGCCTCCATCGTCACCGGCGTCGAGGAAG GGCGGCTGATCTTTGACAACCTGAAGAAGTCGATCGCCTACACCCTGACCAGCAACATCCCCGAGATCACCCCGTTCCTGCTCTTCATCATGGCCAACATCCCGCTGCCCCTGGGCACCATCACCATCCTCTGCATCGACCTGGGCACCGACATG GTGCCCGCTATCTCCTTGGCCTACGAGGCGGCCGAGAGCGACATCATGAAGCGGCAGCCGCGCAACCCCCGCTCCGACAAGTTGGTCAACGAGCGCCTCATCAGCATGGCCTACGGCCAGATCG GGATGATCCAGGCGCTGGGCGGGTTCTTTGCCTACTTCGTGATCCTGGCGGAGAACGggttcctgccctcctgcctggTCGGGATCCGGCTGCGCTGGGACGACCGCACCATCAACGACCTGGAGGACTCCTACGGGCAGCAGTGG ACGTACGAGCAGCGCAAGGTGGTGGAGTTCACGTGCCACACCGCCTTCTTCGTCAGCATCGTGGTGGTGCAGTGGGCGGACCTGATCATCTGCAAGACCCGCCGCAACTCCGTCTTCCAGCAGGGCATGAA GAATAAAATCCTGATTTTCGGGCTGTTCGAGGAGACGGCGCTGGCCGCGTTCCTGTCCTACTGCCCCGGCATGGACGTGGCGCTGCGCATGTACCCCCTCAA GCCCAGCTGGTGGTTCTGCGCCTTCCCCTACAGCTTCCTCATCTTCGTCTACGACGAGATCCGCAAGCTCATCCTCCGCCGCAACCCCGGAG gttgGGTGGAGAAGGAAACCTACTACtga